One Phoenix dactylifera cultivar Barhee BC4 chromosome 8, palm_55x_up_171113_PBpolish2nd_filt_p, whole genome shotgun sequence genomic window carries:
- the LOC103708819 gene encoding uncharacterized protein LOC103708819, whose product METTIWIQNLWILGMLMSLTIASSNPLYRPEEDPSASHNYGRFPEVERECRSVLRSASRRELDANRVHAIEAEMSFVRGDWGQDSGDAPLMPFDGSDASDGHSSLPDPLRLATFILTHVDLAHRSHLTMVNVSGVLGIGISRNGTAPEMRQRLYPEFLIWPGSSELRILFEGIYAESGNKNGGERVLCLLGNAMLPSRQPDSTDPWEWVKDIGSNNFQWPLLQDERILLVLHYPKAFTLTSRAVRGELRSLNPRSSHRYFDKVQLSSQLGAYSNYQFGSEELVSKACSPYPYQDDVVGGRFEVYKGTGFCGVLDQFITGEVLDVVPNWNCNSTDEYCSKLGPFASEREIKATDGGFANVGIMMQDIRCDPRTGRDNVSLAKVSAVFRAIPPWENRYSMAVAQRTGLNNMTLSAEGIWNSSVGQLCMVGCLKFGNGGCHSRICLYIPTSFSIDQRSIIFGRISSINDGAHILHYPLSFEKPVHPMQLWTKLSNYPYGGGTYKYSKIKLAGAFLERSEPFDFGTLIKKSLLSYPRKGDDTDDLVNLSNLADDLTLHTYVLPDPLPKIRTQRPFLQMEILSLGSLFGRSWAYQNITVAKGWTPATPKAVSTEKELLLNVAAELTLSGKPYANVSMLYLEGLYNPVDGKMYLIGCRDVRASWKILFESMDLEDGLDCLIEVKVEYPPTTARWLINPTAKISIASQRNDDDPLHFNQINLQTLPILYREQRQDILSRRGVEGILRILTLSVAIICILSQLFYIRDNASSSPFISLVMLGVQALGYSIPLITGAEALFARLAAEYESPSYEFEKNQWFQIMDYLVKILVLAAFLLTLRLGQKVWKSRIRLLSRTPLEPRRVPNDKRVLLFTSGVHVVGFLVILVVHYINASRRPIHQDTYIDSRGNSHKLREWGIQLEEYLGLVQDFFLLPQMIGNILWQINCKPLRKAYYIGITAVRLLPHVYDYIRAPVFNPYFAEEYEFVNPSLDFYSRFGDVAIPVTAAVLAIVVFIQQKWNYEKLSQTLRSQKILLPLGSSVYERLPSMSFEAELVSGVNETKTQDNFHGDEERCPLS is encoded by the coding sequence ATGGAAACCAcaatttggatccaaaatctttgGATTCTTGGCATGTTGATGTCGTTGACCATCGCCTCCTCAAACCCACTTTACCGACCTGAAGAAGACCCTTCTGCTAGCCACAACTATGGCCGCTTCCCCGAGGTGGAGAGAGAATGCCGGTCGGTCCTCAGATCGGCTTCCAGGCGGGAATTGGATGCGAACAGGGTCCACGCCATCGAGGCGGAGATGTCCTTCGTCCGGGGAGACTGGGGGCAGGACTCCGGCGACGCCCCTCTGATGCCGTTCGATGGAAGCGATGCTTCGGACGGCCATTCCAGCTTGCCCGATCCCCTTCGCCTGGCAACCTTCATCCTGACCCATGTCGATCTCGCCCATCGCTCTCACCTTACCATGGTGAATGTCAGTGGAGTTCTGGGTATTGGCATATCGAGGAATGGCACCGCCCCGGAGATGCGCCAGCGTTTGTATCCAGAATTCCTGATTTGGCCAGGGAGCTCCGAGCTCAGGATTCTTTTTGAAGGGATCTACGCTGAATCCGGCAACAAGAATGGTGGAGAGAGGGTCTTGTGCTTGTTGGGGAATGCTATGCTTCCGTCTCGTCAGCCCGATTCCACCGACCCATGGGAATGGGTGAAGGATATCGGTTCGAACAATTTCCAGTGGCCCCTTTTGCAAGACGAGCGGATCTTGCTGGTGCTTCACTATCCTAAGGCCTTCACACTGACTAGTAGAGCCGTGCGTGGGGAATTGCGGAGCCTAAATCCACGGTCTAGCCACAGGTACTTTGATAAGGTCCAGTTATCTTCCCAGTTGGGTGCTTATTCAAACTATCAGTTCGGGTCAGAGGAGCTCGTGTCGAAGGCCTGCAGCCCTTACCCTTATCAAGACGATGTGGTGGGTGGCCGCTTCGAGGTCTATAAAGGAACTGGCTTCTGTGGAGTTCTTGATCAGTTCATCACCGGAGAGGTTCTCGATGTTGTACCCAACTGGAACTGTAATTCCACGGATGAATACTGCAGCAAGTTGGGCCCTTTTGCATCAGAAAGGGAGATCAAGGCCACGGATGGGGGTTTCGCCAATGTCGGTATTATGATGCAAGATATCAGGTGCGACCCGAGAACTGGTCGCGATAATGTGAGCTTGGCGAAGGTATCAGCGGTGTTCAGAGCTATTCCTCCATGGGAGAATCGGTACAGCATGGCGGTGGCACAGAGGACAGGCCTTAATAACATGACTCTTTCAGCCGAGGGGATTTGGAACTCATCAGTTGGACAGCTCTGCATGGTTGGATGTCTTAAGTTCGGTAATGGAGGATGCCACTCTCGCATTTGTTTATATATTCCAACCTCTTTCTCCATCGACCAGCGGAGTATCATTTTTGGAAGAATTTCCAGTATCAATGATGGTGCTCACATCTTGCACTACCCATTGTCATTTGAAAAGCCTGTACATCCTATGCAACTATGGACTAAGCTCAGCAACTACCCTTATGGCGGCGGTACTTACAAGTATTCAAAGATCAAGTTAGCTGGTGCTTTTCTCGAGAGAAGCGAACCTTTTGATTTTGGTACTCTTATCAAGAAATCGCTCCTTAGCTATCCAAGGAAGGGGGATGATACTGATGATCTGGTCAATCTTTCCAATCTCGCAGATGATCTGACACTCCATACATATGTGCTGCCGGATCCGCTACCCAAAATTCGTACACAGAGGCCTTTTCTTCAAATGGAGATACTCTCGCTTGGATCATTGTTTGGGCGCTCTTGGGCATATCAAAATATAACAGTTGCAAAAGGTTGGACTCCAGCCACTCCAAAAGCTGTATCCACTGAGAAGGAGCTACTTTTGAACGTGGCGGCGGAACTCACTCTCTCTGGAAAGCCATATGCCAATGTTTCTATGCTATACTTGGAGGGCCTTTATAACCCAGTAGATGGAAAGATGTATCTGATAGGCTGCAGAGATGTCCGGGCTTCATGGAAAATCTTGTTCGAGAGCATGGATCTTGAAGATGGACTAGATTGTTTGATTGAAGTAAAAGTGGAGTATCCACCAACGACTGCACGGTGGCTCATAAATCCGACAGCAAAGATCTCCATTGCTAGTCAAAGGAATGATGATGACCCACTCCATTTCAACCAGATCAATCTCCAGACACTTCCAATCTTGTACCGGGAACAACGTCAAGACATACTCTCCCGGAGAGGTGTGGAGGGGATTCTTCGAATCCTTACATTGTCAGTAGCAATCATTTGCATACTTAGCCAGCTGTTTTACATCAGAGATAATGCGAGTTCTAGTCCCTTCATTTCTCTTGTCATGCTGGGTGTTCAGGCTCTTGGCTATAGCATTCCACTCATCACAGGAGCTGAGGCACTGTTTGCCAGACTGGCAGCTGAATATGAGTCCCCATCCTACGAGTTTGAGAAGAATCAGTGGTTCCAAATTATGGACTATCTAGTCAAGATCCTTGTGCTGGCTGCATTTCTTCTCACCCTAAGGCTTGGTCAGAAGGTATGGAAATCCCGAATCAGATTACTGAGTCGCACTCCACTTGAGCCACGAAGAGTCCCAAATGATAAACGGGTTCTTCTCTTTACCTCTGGCGTACATGTGGTTGGTTTTCTGGTAATTCTTGTTGTGCACTATATTAATGCCTCTAGGAGACCGATTCACCAAGACACATACATTGATTCAAGAGGGAATAGCCATAAACTGCGTGAATGGGGGATTCAGCTGGAGGAGTATCTAGGTCTTGTTCAAGATTTTTTCCTGCTTCCTCAGATGATTGGCAACATTTTGTGGCAGATTAATTGCAAACCTTTGAGGAAAGCCTACTACATTGGAATAACAGCGGTTCGGCTACTTCCACATGTTTATGATTACATCAGAGCTCCAGTTTTCAATCCCTACTTCGCAGAGGAATATGAATTTGTGAACCCGAGCTTAGATTTCTATTCCAGGTTTGGGGATGTGGCAATTCCAGTGACTGCTGCTGTGCTTGCAATTGTCGTGTTTATTCAGCAGAAATGGAATTATGAGAAACTTAGTCAAACTCTGAGATCGCAGAAAATACTTCTCCCTCTAGGGTCCAGCGTCTATGAGAGGCTACCCTCAATGTCATTTGAAGCAGAGCTTGTTTCTGGTGTGAATGAAACTAAAACCCAGGATAATTTTCATGGGGATGAAGAACGATGTCCCCTTTCTTAA
- the LOC103708818 gene encoding transcription factor NIGTH1, with the protein MGSPSDLSLDYKPNSYPMIQKPLGEQPDQTQKIQEFLARLEEERLKIEAFKRELPLCMQLLNNAVETYRQQLETYQTNQAPRPVLEEFIPLKHASIDGSEKAPNAPSEKASWMVSAQLWSAANDATRNQPMAAPPLKETEHAFDVSPKLALDTKQRNGGAFLPFSKEKNKGMGSASRGLPELALASSEKAVEEKQSCVEMDGGSIGARRDNGGKGGAAEQGKGGSNPTEGQPAPQTHRKARRCWSPDLHRRFVNALQILGGSQVATPKQIRELMKVDGLTNDEVKSHLQKYRLHTRRPIPAPQASVAAAPQLVVLGSIWVPPEYATSAAAAGQAIYGAHAAPAHYCQQPIPQELYPAPPPPHHHHHLHPALHRSTAAATSASAYKNRLGSPESEMRSGGERSESIEEEEEGEEREEEEEEEEEEEEEDVEPATDGKAEEKALVPLAVKAEEGGGRGGEVALKI; encoded by the exons ATGGGCTCGCCATCTGACCTTAGCCTGGATTACAAACCAAatagctatccaatgatccaaaAGCCTCTTGGAGAACAACCAGACCAGACCCAAAAGATCCAAGAGTTCCTAGCTCGCCTCGAAGAGGAACGGCTTAAGATCGAAGCATTCAAGCGTGAGCTGCCTCTTTGCATGCAACTTCTCAACAATG CCGTGGAAACTTACAGGCAGCAGTTAGAAACATACCAAACGAACCAAGCGCCGAGACCGGTGCTCGAAGAGTTcattcccctgaagcacgcgaGCATCGATGGCTCCGAGAAGGCACCGAATGCACCTTCGGAGAAGGCAAGCTGGATGGTCTCCGCGCAGCTCTGGAGCGCGGCCAACGATGCAACCAGGAACCAGCCAATGGCTGCACCCCCGCTAAAAGAGACCGAGCATGCATTCGACGTGAGCCCCAAGCTGGCACTGGATACCAAGCAAAGGAACGGCGGCGCTTTCCTGCCTTTCTCTAAAGAGAAGAACAAAGGCATGGGTTCAGCTTCGCGGGGCCTCCCAGAGCTGGCACTCGCTTCCTCGGAGAAAGCAGTCGAGGAGAAGCAGTCATGTGTGGAGATGGATGGTGGAAGTATTGGCGCGAGGAGAGATAATGGTGGTAAAGGTGGAGCAGCAGAACAAGGGAAAGGAGGAAGCAATCCCACTGAGGGGCAGCCGGCGCCCCAAACTCATCGGAAGGCCAGGAGATGCTGGTCGCCGGACTTGCACCGCCGCTTCGTCAATGCTCTTCAAATATTAGGAGGATCTCAAG TTGCCACCCCCAAGCAGATAAGAGAGCTGATGAAGGTTGATGGACTGACCAACGATGAGGTTAAAAGCCATCtgcag AAATATCGACTACACACGCGGAGACCGATCCCAGCACCGCAGGCATCGGTGGCGGCGGCGCCACAGCTGGTGGTGCTCGGCAGCATCTGGGTCCCACCCGAGTACGCTACGTCGGCCGCCGCGGCCGGCCAGGCCATCTACGGGGCCCACGCGGCCCCGGCCCACTACTGCCAGCAGCCCATACCCCAGGAGCTGTACCCGGCACCGCCACCGccgcaccaccaccaccacctccacccCGCTCTCCACAGGAGCACCGCAGCTGCCACCTCGGCCTCTGCCTACAAGAACAGGCTGGGATCTCCAGAGTCGGAGATGAGGAGCGGCGGCGAGCGGTCGGAGAGCatcgaggaggaagaggaaggggaggagcgggaggaggaggaggaggaagaggaagaggaggaagaggaggacgtGGAGCCGGCGACGGACGGGAAGGCAGAGGAGAAGGCGTTGGTGCCGCTGGCTGTGAAGGCAGAGGAGGGCGGCGGCCGCGGCGGCGAGGTCGCCCTCAAGATCTAG